The Dermacentor silvarum isolate Dsil-2018 chromosome 3, BIME_Dsil_1.4, whole genome shotgun sequence region TGTTAAGCTCCTGAAACTTAGAAATGACGTGTACTTCAAATGCATCACGCAAGAACGGTGGGCTGTCTTTGCTATGCATCTTTCCAAAAAATGCACCCGCAGTTATAAATAAGTTAAAAGCGTTTCAAGTGCAAATAccgaaaaataatttttaaacaATTTTTTAGTCTGGTCTTTCGTGACAGAAAATCCTACTGAGATGTAGCAAACATGCGTAATGCATCAAGCAAAATAAAAGGCGGCTGTATTGAACATCTAAACCTTGCAACTTGGTGGCAGATTTTAGCTTCAAGATAATTTCTAGTATTGTGTCCAAGCGATAGGCTCTGCTACCTAATGCATAAGTGAAAGTGACCCAAAGATTCTGTGGCCATTCACTGCCTTCCTGAAAGACCTTCTTCTTTTTTCTAGCGAGAACTGTGCACACCACCACTTCCTTCGATGCTCCCGGAGTTGAAGAAGTCACCAAGAGTGTACATGCTATAAAAACAGCTTCGCATTCCGATGGTGGCGAAGACATGGTAAAGACAGTGAAGACAGCGACCGTGAAAACTTCGACCGGCGGGGGCACGACGAAGACGATAGCCACTGTTACCAAAACCCTACCCGATGACATCGACCCGTTTTCGATCCAGCCAAACCTTTCATCGGGCGGAAACACGAATGGCGGCTTTATGTCTACTGTTGATCAAACGCAAGGATCTCGCGTCGCAGTCGAGGGAGGAGGAACACTCAATGTGGCTAAAAGTGGTGGCACAACTATCACCAAAACGAAGGTTACTACAACCAAAAGCGTCAACGTAGTTGGCCACACCGGTGGTTCCGGCACTCATTCGGGTGGTTTAAATGTTGGCACCAGGGTTACGTTACCTACGCTTGGCACCGGGGGCATTACTTTTCCCGGAGCTCCTGGTCACACTGGAGTTTCTACAAATATCGGGGTACATGGGAGTGGTAGAAATGTTCCACCTGTATTAGCACCTTTCCCCTCACATGGAGCACCTGTTGGTCTGAGCAATGCCCCTGCCTCCTCTGTGCTTACTTCCAGAACTACCAACAGTGCGTCAACAATTAGTACTGGATTGAACCTGTTGCATTCTGGTATTAGAATGCCCCATCATGGCGCTCCAGCGGTCGGTGTAACAGGAAGTGGTGTAGAGGTCGAAGTCCCTGGATATACTACAGGACTTGGCCGAAAATGGAAATGGGTACTCGGTCGCAGAACTGGAATTTTTCCTCCATACATTCAAGCTATCGATCCCGATATCTTGTACCATAAACTTGGCTACCCCAACCCGCAGCTCCCAGTCGTCCCAGCATCCTTACAGAAAATTCTTAACACTCTTCCTCTTCGTCCTGTGGGTAGTACAATGTATGGGTATCCAGTATCTACAAGGATGACTGATATTATTCGAAGGCTCACAAGAATCACAGCCTTAAGAAATCTTTTGTCAAGCAATAAACTTGCCAAGGGATCCAACACAAGCAAAATACTCACCAGTCTCCTAACAAGTGAAACCTCATCTCCCCTAGGAGGGTCTCCATTAGAGCGTCTTCTGCTCCAAAGCGACTCATCATCGTCAACTCAGCCAGGGCAATTGAGCAGTTTGTTGTCACTTCTAGGAAGTGACCCCTACGGATTCCCTTTCAGCAGTCCTAACGCGGCAACTTTTGGTGCTCCGTACGGCAGCTTTTATGGTGGTCCGTATGGTATGACTTATGGGAACCCATGGCCTGTTTATCCCAGTGGCTCGTTTCCAGGAAGTTCATGGCCGTACTACCCTGGAAGTCCTATAGTACCTTTTGCTCCATACGGCCCAGGGTCAGGAATATACCCTGTATCTTCTTTTGGTCCTTATGGCATTTCTTCAAGCCTGTCATACCCAGGTGTTCCTGGTTACGGTGGAAGTTCCTCGAGCGGAAGCATACTGAGTACTCTTATTGGAGCTAACAGCGGAAAAATGGGTGTGCGTTACGTTCAGTCACCAGACGGCACACTTGTGCCAGTAAGTGGCCCTCTGTCAAGTAGCAGTTCTACATCTGACTTCTCAATTTCGGACTTTTTTGCACACCCTCGCCAATACACAGTAACACCTGACGGACAGCTTGTGCACAAAAACGATATTGTACTGCACGAAGGACGACTGCCTTCACTGTTAAGCGACCCAAGCAATCCATTGTACCCCCTCTTAAAGAGTACTTCTGCATCAAAAACTGTGCTCGGCAGATTATTAAGATCTCGTGGGACACACCCGTCCCTCTTATTGAAACTGTTCGGTAAGAGACCGAGCTCGTCACTATATAATACTATTCTAAAGCAGATCATATTTAATAGACGACCAGCCGGAATATTTGGTTCATCAATAAACAGCCTGGAGTCAGATGAAAGCGGACCAGATGGGTCCACAAGAATGATATCGTTGCTTCGAAATGCCATCAGCAATCCAAACGATGTTGCCGCACAATATTTAGCTGGACTAGTCGGAATAAGCCCAGAATCAATCAGGCTTTCTGGAAGCAGCAGAACACCGTTAGACTCCACCGTAAAGACGCTGGCATTCCTTCGTGGGCTCCGCCAACCAACAGAACGTAGTGACTACGACACACTTACCCACTTATTGCTAGGATCACAGGAACCAGTAAGCAGTATGAGGTCGCGTCTTCCCTTGGCCACTTCAGAGGCTATTAGTCCGTTTAACCGATATAACACCTTTTCAGAAAGTCAGTCGCCGTCAGAAGAAACTCCGAGCTTCTTAAAGGAAATTGCTGACGTCCTGCTTCCCGCAGGCGGACCGCGAAAGACAACAGTGGGAACGAAAGAAACAGTGGTAACAAAAACTGTAACTCATCCACGCATATATGCTTCAGCCTTGGCACGTCCTCCAACCTCAGAAACGCGTTTAACGTCAAGTACGTTTTCCTCCGGTGAACAACCAACGTTACCGTCTTCGATTACACCTACTGCATCAGGGTACCATGTTACGGAGCAGCGGGTCCAATCATTATCGTCACCAACACTACTGGGACTAAAAAATGTGCCAGGAGTGTCGAGTGCCACGCAAGTTCCTTTTTATGGCACAACTTCCCTTCATCCACTGTTCACCACTGGTACTCGAGTAACTTCGACTCCAGGAGTATTCGTTAATGGGCAGTTTGTTTCTTCATCCAACGGCCTTTTGGGAAGCACTCTTGGCCAAACTGGGTTAACGGTACCTTTCACTACCGGATCTTACACAACTGCCATTCCGGTCTCTAATGGTTTTGTATCAGCCGCAACCTCTTCGCATCCGTATCTCATGGGAGGTTCTGCAATAGGTGGGCACCCGCATTACGTTGTCGAAGGTCATGAAGCACCTGGAACACGTTGGCAGCTAAAAGTGTGGCGTCATCATCCAGGCGTATCAGCGATTGTTCCAGGGACTGTCTGTCGGTAGTACTAGCCCAATAGGCTGTCCAGCGCGGAGCTTTCGGCTTCACTTCATACGTTCCGAGCTCTCCATCCATTGGACTTGTGGGGTCCTTCTGGCCTAAGTGGTATACCCATGATGGGAGGCAGCAGTTCACAGTATTTTGTTCATGCTCCTGATGGAAGCGTCCTTCTATCTCGGCAGCCTGGTAGCGCCGGTAGCACGATAGTCAACTCGCTGCCAGTAAACCAGGGGACAAGCATGTTTATGTCCGGGACTCGTTCAATTAGCGGAACCACCTCCGGTGCCGGCATTTCTGCAACTGGTGGCATCCGGACGAGCCCTGTGAGTAGCACCAGCACGACCAAGTACGAGTACACCTCATATGGCAGTGGCAGCGGAAATTCGGGTCTTTCTTCTGGCATCAGCAGAGGTGCAACTTCAAGCCTAGAAGGGGCCTCAGGAAATAGTGCGTCATCGTTTACCAGCAGCAGTGGGGGCAATGACATGACCCAAAGTGTCCTCTCGCAGACCAAGCTTAAGCGATAGACAATGTTCTAAGTAGAGCCATAAAATGACTACTATTTTGTGTAGGTGAATAAGAAAACTGACTGCGCAGGAAACACATTTGACCACTGTGCAATAATGCGAAATGGTGGTAATGCTCACTGGAGATAATATCTGTGAATGTATTTACATATAACAGCATTGTGATTCGTTTACGGCTTCATGAACAATGTTTTATGTAGGTACCGCGAAAATAAAGGTTTCGTAGAAGGCGATTGTCCGCTTTGTGTTATTTTGCTTAATCACACCACTTATAAATAGATAACTTGACGGTAAACAATTTATAATAGAGAAAATAAGTCACTGGATAATTtggcacaagaaaaaaatatattctttAAAACACTGGATCAGGTATATTAGCTTTGATGATAAGGCTGtaccaggctttttttttctttttttaatgatagGTCACATAAGTTGTCTAACATGCTACTTTAGCAGATAAAAAAAACTGTACGCAGAACCGAGGTATGAAAATATATTTATACCTCAGCCCGGGTTCTATAGGCTTTTAAAATGGGAGGCGATTGAAACATTCATACCATAAATACGTTTCGCTATCCCTATATTGCTGAGAAACAACGATTTTGTCCAATACGGGCAAGTACCTCCACCTCATAAGTAGAGATTAGATGAAAACGTTTGCATGGTGCTCTTTTTTCCTAAGTGTTAATAGGACCTTGTGGACTGACTTTTCATTGTTATGAAAGATAGTGTTATTACAGTATAAGTTACAAAGATACGCTTTGTCCCGCGCCCGCCGTACACAGCGTCGACAACACATACTTCGTGCTAAACGTCAAGTTAGGCGCAACAGACCCAAGCATCAACGCATTCATCACGCCAAAGGACGAGCTAAAATGGAAGTGTTTACAGGCAATCTTCTGGTGTAAATCCGAGAGCTGGGGAGAGAAGACTACCAACGATGCCTTGGCAGACCTTCAGCAAAATGAAGCGGAAAACTAAACGGAAACGCCAGCCCTATGCAGCAAACAATGTCCGGTTTCAGCGGCAGGTAACAACATGCCTGCAAGCGCCTCTCCCGAAAGTCTCGCGTTCTCCCAGTTCCGAGACAGGCATCGTAGTTCCGCAATTTGTTGACAACTCTATCATCAACTACAACCATAAAAAGGAGCAACAAGGGTGCCGAAGTGAGCCAAATTTTGTCATTAGGAGTTTCTacaaacgttttattgcgatagcaattatatggacactcaaaagcagatttctgccgtcggcgtcgccgtcgccgtcgccgtcgccgtgaggttccgtatgacgtcaatggagatgaaatcgtggccgcgcgccgccgaacgctgtatgtgcgagtgaaagggcgcgagggacgcgctctttcacggggagtgaacgcacggcggagaacaaacgcgcgttctgcgccgtgcttcaggcgcgcttaagggctgcagaagtaggcgtctctgttctccttcacaatcaccatgtatgtagagcaaacgcgccttcttccaacgagcgagaggccgtgggggagggggagggaagggaggcgacgtttagctgcggcacgcagtgcctatttatatcagaggctccggcaacagtcaccaacgccgcacgcattttgagcgaacgcgggcaaaacgccgatggcgtcgacaacagttctgcgtgttgttgctaccaaagccgctcaccttacttcgtatgacattgctgtgttgctatcgcattcattgcttcgcacttagggcgaaactgtgacattttttcaataATAATTTACGTGTTTTCTCCTGTTTTTCCAGAACGCTTTCATTGACGGCGCCATTCAGAATTGATTCGGATTTATTGCTTTGTTGATTTACAGAGTGCTCGCATCCACTGAGTGAACACGTAGCCCTACCCTGATTGGAGTCCAACAAGAGCAATTTTTATTACATATCCTCTTTTATCGAGGTGCCTAGTATGCAGGAAAGACCAAACAATATATTATGTCTGCGACATCGCGGTTACCGGTCATTGTGCAGGTCACTTGAATGTCTAAATTTAACCTGAAAGAAATATAGCAAGCGAAAGCCGAACGTCACAACTCTAGTGTCGCGTGGGTTTTAGTGTAGCGCAAGTGCATTCAAGCGAAGCGTGGTATAACTCAGATTACGGTGGCGTACATGTACGCAAAAAATTTGCAtcaccagcattggctcgagcgtcatcgtcttctttccgagctggctcgttggcgcctctcggttACAGCGTACTGtacctcggtttgcgctcgtgctcatgctcggcacgcgctcgtgccactgctcccgcattagTCGTAGTCCGATCTACTTCCAcatctggctgcgttgccactagTCATTctagcgtacaatttcacttcacttctttCGTTGTAATGaggagaccgcgtttacgggcgtgtgagccattgcttaatggggtatgagtcattaattgtcttacgtaacggatagATTACGTAACGGATAGacagcgtgagggcttccaaagcccaggtgaaacgtcagcgaagagccgcggaccccgagttgaggaaGCGCGATGTTTAGGCCatacgtcagcgaagagccaccgaccccgaGTTGTTAAAGCGCAATGCTGAGGTCAAATGTCAGCGCCGtattgccctccaggaacccgacaacggtggtgcacgcctcggcaacgccagAACCAAGTTCCCCGCTGCGACGGCCAGCTCTCAACGCGAGTTTCtgaaccggaacttcggagccagctgcagtgcctGTATCGGGCTGTGGTTCAAATACAACGTGGTACTCATAAGCGcgattcgttcggaggaacaccgaagaaacacacgacaagcttcgcttacctacATCTACTTCGACATGGgtaggggctactgattttttcacagcaaagctgttctatagctaaccgtaaaaaatgccgcctgctgccgcaaaacctcgccgagctatgacgtcactgaaTTGCCTAGCAACCATCCCGCGGAGCGGCTTGTgtctcgcctcctctccgtgccgtgtacATGTCGCCTTCACTTGGGACTTTAAGGAGAGGCAAGGATAGCATGCTCGggagaaagcgaaagagaaaatgagcgccagatggagagagaaagaaattgcagcagtACCAATggggcaacgcgcagagctgctgccgacgccgcccgcgttgcctaggcgcgcatgcgccgcagcagTAGCAATGACGTCtactcgcgttgcctagtaaccgcaggcgcaggtgcgcgctcgcttcgcccgacacagacacggctccgccgagcacccgccagcttctcgcttctgcgcatgcgccgttacgtcatcccggcgtgtcgtctgctgcgcgccgcccgtacactgtggatagctttcgcccagtgtggGTAGTTAAGTTAAACCCTAAATGGGTAGTTAAGTTAAACCCTAAATGGGtggttaagttaaaccaagttaatacttagcagtagcagccaataaaacttgaggattgacagtttcgctgtgcctaagatTTGCCTTATTGCCTAACTGCCTGGTTCTGCCTAACTTGCCCGTACTTTTATTTGTTTGTTATCGCTGCCTGTCGGTCTCGTGTTATTTTCCATGCGCAGTCCTCATGTTCTTCTTTTACACTGAAAAAAAAGCTGGCAATATGTGGTGACGTGCCCACAGCCCTATTCCTCAGACGTTGCTTTGTTGGAAGAATgaaagaacgctcgtgtactaaGGTTGAAGTGCCCGTTAAATAGCACCAGCTTGGGAAAATGATTCTAGCGCCCACTCACTACACTTTACGTAGTCCCTGTGTTGGTTGGAGACATTACACCCGCTAATTATTTGCGAGGAGTGAGAGGCTAAAAGCtctattgaaaataaataaaagaaggcacaatggttggggcccctattccggGGCTCCactggctcgagcggctcgctgggcttggtccagaagagttaattggctctcccggccctcgtccgcaagccatgctcccactgcctattcctcatgagtggatgtttgagtactattgggctgtctatgtgcggaggcctcttgggacactcccatgtgatatATTTTAGTGTGGGTGTGTCTGTGCATCACTGGCACTtgtcaatgaacctcgtggggtgtattctgtgtaggtggtacGAGCGTTTTAAACATTTCCGCACGGAAATGAATACCATGAAAGACTGACAGAGACCTTGTCCAAATACTCCAACATTTTAAGTCAATTGTTCTTTGTGCAAGGCTCCACTGAAAATCTGTCCCATGTACGTGCGTCAGTCGATCATCTCGCAAATCCTTGAGGTAGCGATGTTTGCCGTTTTGTACCACCAAATGCTTAGGAATGCAGgcatataaatttaaaaaatgtttaCTTTAATAAAGGAACTGTGCTGTTGCCGACGTGTATTTGCTGCAACCAGGTTATATAGTTATCATTTACGTTATGACTCAGTAATTTTGTAGACAATAAGCCCGATCGCCTAGTTTAAGGGTAGTAAAATGATAGGGCTTGGGGAAGTGCACTGTAGATATACTTTACCGTTTTGTGACGGCCGAATGGTTAGAAAAGGTAGGCATAGAAACGTTACAAAGGCTTGCTGTATGAAAGGAAGTGTGGTCTCAATGAGGTGTAATTGCTGCAATGGTGATATTTACGTATCACTTCTTCTACCACTGAGCAATTTCGTAGGAAATATTGCCGGCAGCGTGCACACTTATGAGGGTACTAAAGATGGTAGGGCTTGGAATTGCTTGTAGTCTCACTCGGTCGGCTATATATACAGCAAATACCTAAtagatataaggccagaatgccctaagtgccaaaatccaaagtgcgacttagatcacatTCTGTGGCAGTGTCCTACGCTAAACGCTTGCTTtgggtctcctgccaccgaggacgactggatcaaccacctcaggagccctgacagggcccttcaacaccaggccgtccagaaggctcaacaggtggctggcgagctccgactcccagtcctcACATGGGCGGAGCCCCCGGGCCGGCCCCGTAAGGGGGGctcaggccccttcaggacctttaataaagttaattctctctctctctctcactcggtGGGCGTCTACTGGAGACGGCGTTCCTGGCGCTTTTTAGAGCACAGCACTTAGGCGTCCGTTCTAGTCCGTTCCTGAGCTGAGTGTCGGTGCTACCTCGGCGTCGCACTACcccgtaaccgagtgaacgagcccAGCGAAGGATGAAACGAACGCGGTGTGCAGCGCGCGATGAAAGGAGAAAGCATGCGACGGAAAGAGAAGCGGAGGGAGGAcggcctgcgcatgcgccgagttGCTGGGGgccactgtcgactgccgcacagggaaggcATTCGTAAATGGTCGGATGCCATTAGAACTTCATTAGAACATCACGATACTACACTGGGTGTCCTACCTGAATCATCTACCGCTTGTG contains the following coding sequences:
- the LOC125943934 gene encoding uncharacterized protein LOC125943934 produces the protein MASISWCLVFLAVSARTVHTTTSFDAPGVEEVTKSVHAIKTASHSDGGEDMVKTVKTATVKTSTGGGTTKTIATVTKTLPDDIDPFSIQPNLSSGGNTNGGFMSTVDQTQGSRVAVEGGGTLNVAKSGGTTITKTKVTTTKSVNVVGHTGGSGTHSGGLNVGTRVTLPTLGTGGITFPGAPGHTGVSTNIGVHGSGRNVPPVLAPFPSHGAPVGLSNAPASSVLTSRTTNSASTISTGLNLLHSGIRMPHHGAPAVGVTGSGVEVEVPGYTTGLGRKWKWVLGRRTGIFPPYIQAIDPDILYHKLGYPNPQLPVVPASLQKILNTLPLRPVGSTMYGYPVSTRMTDIIRRLTRITALRNLLSSNKLAKGSNTSKILTSLLTSETSSPLGGSPLERLLLQSDSSSSTQPGQLSSLLSLLGSDPYGFPFSSPNAATFGAPYGSFYGGPYGMTYGNPWPVYPSGSFPGSSWPYYPGSPIVPFAPYGPGSGIYPVSSFGPYGISSSLSYPGVPGYGGSSSSGSILSTLIGANSGKMGVRYVQSPDGTLVPVSGPLSSSSSTSDFSISDFFAHPRQYTVTPDGQLVHKNDIVLHEGRLPSLLSDPSNPLYPLLKSTSASKTVLGRLLRSRGTHPSLLLKLFGKRPSSSLYNTILKQIIFNRRPAGIFGSSINSLESDESGPDGSTRMISLLRNAISNPNDVAAQYLAGLVGISPESIRLSGSSRTPLDSTVKTLAFLRGLRQPTERSDYDTLTHLLLGSQEPVSSMRSRLPLATSEAISPFNRYNTFSESQSPSEETPSFLKEIADVLLPAGGPRKTTVGTKETVVTKTVTHPRIYASALARPPTSETRLTSSTFSSGEQPTLPSSITPTASGYHVTEQRVQSLSSPTLLGLKNVPGVSSATQVPFYGTTSLHPLFTTGTRVTSTPGVFVNGQFVSSSNGLLGSTLGQTGLTVPFTTGSYTTAIPVSNGFVSAATSSHPYLMGGSAIGGHPHYVVEGHEAPGTRWQLKVWRHHPGVSAIVPGTVCR